The Impatiens glandulifera chromosome 3, dImpGla2.1, whole genome shotgun sequence genome contains a region encoding:
- the LOC124929784 gene encoding transcription factor LAF1-like, translating to MVMCKEAMEKANAKQKKGLWSPDEDQRLRSYILNHGHGCWSSIPAKAGLKRNGKSCRLRWINYLRPGLKRGMFTKEEEEMILTLHSILGNKWSQIAQYLSGRTDNEIKNRWHSYLKRKKKNPDDHDQSHIETLSPQLGPSGVTKFSPSISTTSSSSSTRETIASNDSFETLKSSSIQSSNNSSRKSPKLLFAEWLSLDQFHAKTLHDEGLDQAVTANDFDFEGTVFNEFLLEEGSHNDLLKSENLFGEDDFLGFQSSGRDHLSSNFLMDINDIY from the exons ATGGTGATGTGCAAAGAGGCCATGGAGAAAGCAAATGCAAAGCAGAAGAAGGGTTTGTGGTCTCCAGATGAAGACCAGAGACTTAGAAGTTACATTCTCAACCATGGCCATGGCTGCTGGAGCTCTATTCCAGCCAAAGCTG ggTTGAAAAGAAATGGAAAGAGTTGCAGATTGAGATGGATTAATTACTTAAGACCCGGGTTAAAAAGAGGGATGTTTACAaaggaagaggaggagatgATCTTAACCCTTCATTCCATTTTAGGCAACAA ATGGTCTCAGATTGCACAATATTTATCGGGAAGAACTGACAACGAGATTAAGAATCGTTGGCATTCGTActtgaagaggaagaagaagaaccccGATGATCATGATCAATCTCATATCGAAACATTATCACCACAACTTGGACCAAGTGGGGTTACAAAGTTCTCTCCATCAATATcaacaacatcttcttcttcttcgactAGAGAAACCATTGCTTCAAATGATAGCTTTGAAACATTGAAATCTTCCTCAATCCAGTCTAGTAATAATAGTAGTAGGAAATCACCAAAGCTTCTATTTGCAGAGTGGCTGTCACTAGATCAATTCCATGCCAAAACTCTTCACGATGAGGGTCTTGACCAGGCAGTAACCGCAAATGATTTCGATTTTGAAGGCACCGTTTTTAATGAGTTTTTACTAGAGGAGGGATCTCACAACGACCTGCTAAAATCGGAGAATTTATTTGGAGAAGACGATTTTCTTGGTTTCCAATCATCTGGCCGGGATCATTTGAGTAGCAATTTCTTGATGGACATTAATGATATTTATTAA